The proteins below are encoded in one region of Geothermobacter hydrogeniphilus:
- the argJ gene encoding bifunctional glutamate N-acetyltransferase/amino-acid acetyltransferase ArgJ, whose amino-acid sequence MKNNQVPRVRGFKFASRPAGIKSSAKADLGLIYSEVPAACAGVFTRNQVVAAPVVISRPRIAGGRCQAVVVNSGNANACTGDRGIRDALRMTELTAHTLGLPEDLVVVSSTGVIGQALPMDRLEKHIPLLGSELVADGAEGLAEAIRTTDSFAKLSWRELDGCRVLGIAKGAGMIHPNMATMLGFVVSDARIDAALLQQLLAAAVDRSFNAITVDGDTSTNDMVLVMANGQGEGDAILPGSSAAEQFSEALQAVLLDLAKMIVRDGEGATKLVEIAVRGAESEADARAAARSIATSSLVKTAFFGEDANWGRIIAAAGYSEARVDPNLVAIDFDRVPVVRAGVSTGAEQEAEASEVLRQAEFRVTVDLGLGTDCFSYYTSDLTYDYVKINADYRT is encoded by the coding sequence ATGAAAAATAACCAGGTTCCCCGGGTGCGGGGATTCAAATTCGCGTCCCGGCCGGCCGGCATCAAGTCGTCCGCGAAGGCCGATCTCGGACTGATCTATTCCGAAGTCCCGGCCGCCTGCGCCGGGGTCTTCACCCGCAACCAGGTGGTTGCCGCCCCGGTGGTGATTTCCCGCCCCCGGATTGCCGGGGGGCGTTGCCAGGCCGTTGTCGTCAACAGCGGCAATGCCAATGCCTGCACCGGTGACCGGGGAATCAGGGATGCTCTGCGCATGACGGAACTCACGGCCCACACCCTCGGTCTGCCGGAGGACCTCGTGGTTGTTTCTTCGACCGGTGTCATCGGCCAGGCTCTGCCGATGGACAGGCTGGAAAAGCATATTCCCCTGCTCGGGTCGGAGCTTGTCGCCGACGGCGCCGAGGGATTGGCCGAAGCCATCCGCACCACCGACTCCTTTGCCAAGCTTTCCTGGCGGGAACTGGATGGCTGTCGTGTCCTCGGTATTGCCAAAGGGGCGGGGATGATTCACCCGAACATGGCAACCATGCTCGGTTTCGTGGTCAGTGATGCACGGATTGATGCCGCGTTGCTGCAGCAATTGCTGGCGGCGGCGGTCGACCGCAGCTTCAATGCCATAACCGTCGATGGTGATACCTCGACCAACGACATGGTCCTGGTTATGGCCAACGGGCAGGGAGAGGGGGATGCCATTCTCCCCGGCAGTTCGGCCGCCGAACAGTTTTCTGAGGCCCTGCAGGCGGTGCTGCTTGATCTGGCCAAAATGATCGTGCGGGATGGCGAGGGGGCGACCAAACTGGTGGAAATTGCCGTGCGTGGCGCGGAAAGCGAAGCGGACGCGCGCGCCGCGGCACGCAGTATCGCCACATCGAGTCTTGTCAAAACAGCCTTTTTCGGGGAAGACGCCAACTGGGGACGGATCATTGCCGCGGCCGGTTATTCCGAAGCGCGCGTCGATCCGAATCTGGTGGCCATCGATTTTGACCGGGTTCCGGTGGTTCGCGCCGGTGTAAGCACCGGTGCCGAACAGGAGGCCGAGGCGAGCGAAGTCCTCAGACAGGCAGAGTTCCGGGTCACCGTCGACCTCGGTCTGGGCACGGACTGTTTCAGCTATTACACCTCCGATTTGACCTATGATTACGTCAAGATCAATGCCGATTACCGCACCTGA
- a CDS encoding GAF domain-containing sensor histidine kinase translates to MSPTDPRDEGLSRDYRALVSGEAEARGHLEDLLLMRHAAEAAHSSPDLASYLDALVERIMAAVGVRHCSLMLCDDSGCLRIAAARGLPPEVIAETRLAPGEGIAGLVLATGEPLLVPDLDADDRFVNRNDFDHYLSRSLLSVPLVCRGQVRGVLNVTNKQDDAPFGSIDLHLLNGVAHQAMLALENFRLVAELQQSRAELERSNVRLQQLLRGRSRLVCNLSHELKTPLTSVLGYVDLAMNHFDQLDAEELRAYLQRVHGEGLQMKQLINDMLTLFSLESGFGRWEEQSVDVAGMLAGELRRRRDDIERMRLRLEYHRPAELPEVLADPDRLRYLLAALIDNAIKFNCPGGLLEVRLRPLEGGLELHVFNQGTRVPPEAADVIFEQYTQLGDITSGKPPGVGIGLAICRAIVDRLGGSIQLVPRGDDGTGVVVRFPRQERLNDEK, encoded by the coding sequence GTGAGCCCGACTGACCCTCGGGATGAGGGGCTTTCCCGGGATTACCGGGCGCTGGTCTCCGGAGAAGCCGAGGCCCGCGGACACCTGGAAGATCTGCTGCTGATGCGCCATGCCGCCGAGGCGGCGCATTCCAGTCCCGACCTGGCGAGTTATCTCGATGCCCTGGTCGAACGGATCATGGCGGCGGTCGGGGTGCGGCACTGTTCACTGATGCTTTGTGACGACAGTGGCTGCCTGCGCATCGCCGCTGCCCGCGGCCTGCCGCCCGAAGTGATCGCCGAAACCCGGCTGGCTCCCGGTGAGGGCATTGCCGGTCTTGTGCTGGCGACGGGGGAGCCGCTGCTGGTTCCCGACCTGGATGCCGACGACCGGTTCGTCAACCGCAACGATTTCGATCATTACCTTTCCCGGTCACTGCTGTCGGTGCCGCTGGTCTGCCGCGGGCAGGTTCGGGGGGTGCTCAATGTCACCAACAAGCAGGACGACGCTCCCTTCGGCAGCATCGATCTGCATCTGCTCAATGGCGTGGCCCACCAGGCGATGCTGGCCCTGGAGAATTTTCGCCTGGTCGCCGAACTGCAGCAGTCCCGTGCCGAACTGGAACGCAGCAATGTCCGGTTGCAGCAGTTGCTGCGCGGTCGTTCCCGTCTTGTCTGCAACCTGTCCCACGAACTGAAGACGCCGCTGACTTCGGTCCTCGGCTATGTCGATCTGGCCATGAATCATTTCGACCAGCTTGATGCCGAAGAACTGCGGGCCTATCTGCAGCGGGTGCATGGCGAGGGGCTGCAGATGAAGCAGCTGATCAACGACATGCTGACCCTGTTCAGCCTGGAGAGCGGTTTCGGGCGCTGGGAGGAGCAGTCGGTCGATGTTGCCGGGATGCTTGCCGGGGAACTGCGGCGACGACGGGACGACATCGAACGGATGCGGTTGCGGTTGGAATATCATCGTCCCGCCGAACTGCCGGAAGTCCTGGCGGACCCGGACCGCCTGCGTTACCTGCTGGCGGCCCTGATCGACAACGCGATAAAATTCAATTGTCCGGGCGGGTTGCTGGAAGTTCGGTTGCGGCCGCTGGAGGGTGGGCTGGAGCTGCATGTTTTCAACCAGGGCACCCGGGTGCCGCCGGAGGCGGCCGATGTTATATTTGAACAATACACCCAGCTCGGAGATATCACGTCGGGCAAGCCGCCGGGGGTTGGTATCGGTCTGGCGATCTGTCGCGCCATCGTTGATCGTCTCGGCGGTTCGATTCAGCTGGTCCCTCGGGGCGACGACGGGACCGGCGTGGTGGTCCGTTTCCCCCGGCAGGAGAGATTGAATGATGAAAAATAA